A region of Streptomyces paludis DNA encodes the following proteins:
- a CDS encoding class I SAM-dependent RNA methyltransferase, whose product MSTPTPSQASLIGEEYEVEVGPVAHGGHCVARTDDGRVLFVRHALPGEKVLARVTEGEADSRYLRADAVKVIDASKDRVEAPCPYAGPGRCGGCDWQHAKPGAQRRLKGEVITEQLQRLAGLTPEEAGWDGTVMPAPGDKLPAGEVPAWRSRVQYAVDENGRAGLRRHRSHEVEPVDHCMIAAEGVSELGIERREWPQIASVEAIAASGSGDRQVILTPREGGRLPLVELDKPVSVLRVAEQDGGVHRVHGRAFVRERADGRTYRVGMGGFWQVHPSAPQLLVEAVMQGLMPRKGETALDLYCGVGLFAGAIAERVGDTGAVLGIESGKRAVEDARHNLQALPRVRIEQGKVDQVLPRTRITETDLIVLDPPRAGAGKQTVKHLTTLGARRIAYVACDPAALARDLAYFREGGYKPRTLRAFDLFPMTHHVECVAILEPVAKGA is encoded by the coding sequence ATGTCGACACCGACACCATCGCAGGCTTCGCTGATCGGGGAGGAGTACGAGGTCGAGGTGGGCCCCGTGGCACACGGCGGTCACTGCGTCGCCCGTACCGACGACGGCCGGGTGCTCTTCGTACGGCACGCGCTGCCCGGTGAGAAGGTCCTCGCCCGGGTGACGGAGGGCGAGGCGGACTCCCGCTACCTCCGCGCCGACGCGGTCAAGGTCATCGACGCGTCCAAGGACCGCGTCGAGGCGCCGTGCCCGTACGCGGGCCCCGGCCGGTGCGGCGGCTGCGACTGGCAGCACGCCAAGCCCGGCGCGCAGCGGCGCCTCAAGGGCGAGGTGATCACCGAACAGCTCCAGCGGCTCGCGGGTCTCACCCCGGAGGAGGCGGGCTGGGACGGTACGGTCATGCCCGCCCCCGGCGACAAGCTGCCCGCGGGCGAGGTGCCCGCGTGGCGCTCGCGCGTGCAGTACGCGGTCGACGAGAACGGCCGCGCCGGGCTGCGCAGGCACCGCTCGCACGAGGTCGAGCCGGTCGACCACTGCATGATCGCCGCGGAGGGCGTCAGCGAGCTGGGCATCGAGCGGCGCGAGTGGCCGCAGATCGCCTCCGTCGAGGCAATCGCGGCGTCGGGCTCGGGCGACCGGCAGGTCATCCTCACCCCGCGCGAGGGCGGCCGGCTGCCGCTGGTCGAACTGGACAAGCCGGTCTCCGTACTGCGCGTCGCGGAGCAGGACGGGGGAGTGCACCGGGTCCACGGCCGCGCCTTCGTCCGCGAGCGCGCCGACGGCCGTACGTACCGCGTCGGCATGGGCGGCTTCTGGCAGGTCCACCCGAGCGCGCCCCAGCTGCTGGTCGAGGCCGTCATGCAGGGCCTGATGCCGCGCAAGGGCGAGACCGCGCTCGACCTGTACTGCGGAGTCGGCCTCTTCGCGGGCGCGATCGCGGAGCGCGTCGGCGACACCGGCGCGGTGCTCGGCATCGAGTCCGGCAAGCGCGCCGTCGAGGACGCCCGCCACAACCTCCAGGCGCTGCCCCGGGTCCGTATCGAACAGGGCAAGGTCGACCAGGTCCTGCCGCGCACCCGCATCACCGAGACCGACCTGATCGTCCTCGACCCCCCGCGCGCCGGCGCCGGCAAGCAGACCGTCAAACACCTCACCACCCTGGGCGCCCGCCGCATCGCCTACGTCGCCTGCGACCCGGCGGCCCTCGCCCGCGACCTGGCCTACTTCCGCGAGGGCGGCTACAAGCCCCGCACCCTGCGGGCCTTCGACCTCTTCCCGATGACGCACCACGTGGAGTGCGTTGCCATCCTTGAACCGGTCGCAAAGGGCGCCTGA
- a CDS encoding APC family permease — MSKLTDVPKRILIGRALRSDRLGETLLPKRIALPVFASDPLSSVAYAPGEVLLVLSIAGVSAYHFSPWIALAVVVLMFTVVASYRQNVHAYPSGGGDYEVATTNLGPKAGLTVASALLVDYVLTVAVSISSGVENLGSAIPFVVEHKVLVAIGIIVLLTLMNLRGVRESGKLFAIPTYVFVGGVFVMIAWGAFRGLVLGDSMRAPTADYQIKPEHQGLAGFALVFLLLRAFSSGCAALTGVEAISNGVPAFRKPKSKNAASTLALMGVLAVTMFCGIIGLAMATDVKMAENPGTDLIHNGAPVGADYVQNPVISQVAAAVFGSGTFFFVLLAAATALVLFLAANTAYNGFPLLGSILAQDRYLPRQLHTRGDRLAFSNGIVLLAGAAALLVGVYGADSTRLIQLYIVGVFVSFTLSQTGMVRHWNRHLRTERNAAKRRHMVRSRAINTFGAFFTGLVLIVVLATKFTHGAWVALLGMVIFYGTMTAIRRHYDRVAAEIAAAEGPSDDAVRPSRVHSIVLVSKVHKPTLRALGYAKLMRSDTLEALSINVDAAETKALKEEWERRGINVPLKILDSPYREITRPVIEYVRGLRSENPRDAISVYIPEYVVGRWYEHLLHNQSALRLKGRLLFTPGVMVTSVPYQLESSELAKQRAKRRSVYQAPGAVRRGLVDGGRPAGGGRTGGGAGGTAGGGAGGTGGTARPKKPADGE, encoded by the coding sequence GTGTCCAAACTGACCGACGTGCCCAAACGCATCCTGATCGGGCGGGCGCTGCGTAGCGACAGGCTCGGGGAGACCCTTCTTCCCAAACGCATCGCGCTGCCCGTCTTCGCCTCCGACCCGCTCTCCTCGGTGGCGTACGCGCCGGGCGAGGTCCTGCTCGTGCTCTCCATCGCGGGTGTGTCGGCGTACCACTTCAGCCCGTGGATCGCGCTGGCCGTCGTCGTCCTGATGTTCACCGTCGTCGCGTCGTACCGGCAGAACGTGCACGCCTATCCGAGCGGCGGCGGCGACTACGAGGTGGCGACCACCAACCTCGGGCCGAAGGCCGGGCTGACCGTCGCCAGCGCGCTGCTCGTCGACTACGTGCTGACCGTGGCCGTGTCGATCTCCTCCGGGGTGGAGAACCTCGGCTCGGCGATCCCGTTCGTCGTGGAGCACAAGGTCCTCGTCGCCATCGGGATCATCGTGCTGCTCACGCTGATGAATCTGCGCGGCGTACGGGAGTCGGGCAAGCTCTTCGCGATCCCCACGTATGTGTTCGTCGGCGGCGTCTTCGTCATGATCGCCTGGGGCGCCTTCCGCGGGCTGGTGCTCGGTGACTCCATGCGGGCCCCGACCGCCGACTACCAGATCAAGCCGGAGCACCAGGGGCTGGCCGGCTTCGCCCTCGTCTTCCTGCTGCTGCGGGCGTTCTCCTCCGGCTGCGCCGCGCTGACCGGGGTCGAGGCGATCAGCAACGGGGTGCCGGCCTTCCGCAAGCCCAAGAGCAAGAACGCGGCGTCGACGCTCGCGCTGATGGGCGTGCTCGCCGTCACCATGTTCTGCGGCATCATCGGGCTGGCCATGGCCACCGATGTGAAGATGGCCGAGAACCCGGGCACGGATCTGATCCACAACGGCGCGCCGGTCGGCGCGGACTATGTCCAGAACCCGGTGATCTCCCAGGTCGCCGCCGCAGTCTTCGGCAGCGGGACGTTCTTCTTCGTCCTTCTCGCCGCCGCCACCGCGCTCGTCCTCTTCCTGGCCGCGAACACCGCGTACAACGGCTTCCCGCTGCTCGGCTCGATCCTCGCGCAGGACCGCTATCTGCCGCGCCAGCTCCACACGCGCGGCGACCGGCTCGCCTTCTCCAACGGCATCGTCCTGCTCGCCGGGGCCGCCGCGCTGCTGGTCGGGGTGTACGGGGCGGACTCCACGCGGCTGATCCAGCTCTACATCGTCGGTGTCTTCGTCTCCTTCACGCTCAGCCAGACCGGCATGGTCCGGCACTGGAACCGCCATCTGCGGACCGAGCGCAACGCCGCCAAGCGCCGTCACATGGTGCGCTCCCGGGCGATCAACACCTTCGGCGCGTTCTTCACCGGGCTGGTGCTGATCGTCGTCCTCGCCACCAAGTTCACCCACGGCGCGTGGGTCGCGCTGCTCGGCATGGTGATCTTCTACGGCACGATGACCGCGATCCGCCGGCACTACGACCGGGTCGCCGCCGAGATCGCGGCGGCCGAGGGCCCCTCCGACGACGCGGTCCGGCCGTCCCGCGTGCACTCCATCGTCCTCGTCTCGAAGGTCCACAAGCCCACGCTGCGCGCGCTGGGTTACGCGAAACTCATGCGCTCGGACACCCTGGAGGCGCTCTCCATCAATGTGGACGCGGCGGAGACGAAGGCGCTCAAGGAGGAGTGGGAGCGGCGGGGCATCAATGTGCCGCTGAAGATCCTCGACTCGCCGTACCGCGAGATCACCCGACCGGTGATCGAGTACGTACGGGGGCTGCGCAGCGAGAATCCGCGCGACGCGATCAGCGTCTACATCCCGGAGTACGTGGTCGGCCGCTGGTACGAGCATCTGCTGCACAACCAGAGCGCCCTGCGGCTGAAGGGCCGGCTGCTCTTCACCCCGGGTGTCATGGTCACCTCCGTGCCGTACCAGCTGGAGTCGTCCGAGCTGGCGAAGCAGCGCGCGAAGCGGCGCTCGGTGTACCAGGCGCCGGGGGCGGTACGGCGCGGTCTGGTGGACGGCGGCCGTCCGGCGGGCGGCGGCCGTACGGGCGGTGGTGCGGGCGGCACGGCGGGCGGTGGCGCGGGCGGCACGGGCGGCACGGCGCGGCCCAAGAAGCCGGCCGACGGGGAGTGA